Proteins found in one Chlamydia pneumoniae TW-183 genomic segment:
- a CDS encoding ABC transporter permease, whose amino-acid sequence MKFEFSVALKYLIPGRGRLYSAIVSLFSVGIISLVVWLSIVFISVIHGLEQRWIEDLSQLHSPITILPSDTYYSSYYYQIDKHSSLSNYTTKTLGEKIASPQVDPYDPESDYLLPETFPLKDCDLGGQQKDPVKMTLESLGPYLQSQHGKVIEFEQGVGYLDIKTSLKLQKPQPRNLTHFLTYPSKLSYEDKVLPYDETDYTSAELNPFNRSPSGWQQDFHHLEELYRGASIILPSTYKDSGYKVGDTGVFSTYSIENEKETQYTVHVIGFYNPGLSPLGGRTVFIDPDLARSIRSQSEGLGMSNGFHLFFPDTKRIVFVKKQIENILTSLGVDDYWEISSLHDYDYFQPILDQLQSDQVLFLFVCILILIVACSNIVTMSMLLVNNKKKEIGILKAMGTSSRSLKIIFACCGAFSGACGVVIGTIFAIITLKNLQFIVKALNYLQGRETFNTAFFGQNLPNSVHPQAIYFLGLGTLLLAAVSGALPARKVAKMHVSEILKAD is encoded by the coding sequence ATGAAGTTCGAATTTTCAGTAGCTTTAAAGTATTTGATTCCAGGAAGGGGAAGGCTATATTCAGCTATAGTCTCCCTATTTTCTGTGGGTATCATTTCTCTTGTTGTCTGGCTTTCTATAGTTTTTATTTCAGTCATTCACGGTTTAGAACAAAGATGGATAGAGGATCTTTCCCAACTCCATTCTCCAATTACTATTCTTCCCTCCGACACATATTATTCTTCGTACTACTATCAAATAGACAAACACTCCAGTCTTTCTAACTACACTACGAAAACTTTAGGAGAAAAAATAGCTTCTCCACAAGTCGACCCTTATGATCCTGAATCAGACTACCTTCTTCCGGAAACATTTCCATTAAAAGACTGTGATCTAGGAGGGCAGCAAAAAGATCCTGTAAAGATGACTCTAGAATCTTTAGGACCCTACCTTCAATCCCAACACGGGAAAGTGATCGAATTTGAGCAGGGAGTGGGTTACCTCGATATCAAAACCTCTCTAAAATTACAAAAACCTCAGCCTAGAAATCTCACGCATTTTTTAACGTATCCCTCTAAGCTTTCCTATGAAGATAAGGTTTTACCCTACGATGAAACAGACTATACCTCTGCGGAATTGAATCCATTTAATAGAAGCCCCTCGGGATGGCAACAAGATTTCCATCATTTAGAAGAACTCTACCGAGGAGCTTCGATCATACTCCCTAGTACTTATAAAGACTCTGGTTATAAAGTAGGGGATACAGGAGTTTTTAGTACCTACTCCATAGAGAATGAAAAAGAAACTCAATATACAGTTCATGTCATCGGATTTTATAATCCCGGGCTCTCTCCGTTAGGGGGAAGAACTGTATTTATAGACCCAGATCTTGCTAGATCCATTCGTTCTCAATCCGAGGGCTTGGGGATGAGTAACGGCTTCCATCTATTTTTCCCCGATACCAAACGCATTGTCTTTGTAAAAAAACAAATAGAAAATATTCTAACTTCCTTAGGTGTCGATGACTATTGGGAGATTTCTTCCCTACACGATTACGATTATTTCCAGCCTATCCTAGATCAACTTCAAAGTGATCAAGTTCTCTTTCTTTTTGTGTGCATACTTATTCTTATTGTTGCTTGCTCCAACATCGTGACTATGTCGATGCTCCTTGTAAATAATAAGAAAAAGGAAATAGGCATTCTTAAAGCTATGGGGACATCATCACGAAGTTTAAAGATCATCTTTGCTTGTTGTGGAGCATTTTCAGGAGCTTGTGGAGTGGTTATAGGAACGATATTCGCTATAATTACATTAAAAAATTTACAATTCATTGTAAAAGCACTGAACTATTTACAGGGAAGAGAAACATTTAATACTGCTTTCTTTGGCCAGAATCTTCCCAATAGCGTTCACCCCCAGGCTATTTATTTTCTAGGGTTAGGTACGCTACTTTTAGCCGCAGTTTCAGGAGCCCTGCCTGCAAGAAAAGTCGCAAAAATGCATGTCTCAGAAATTTTAAAAGCAGATTAG
- the rpmG gene encoding 50S ribosomal protein L33 — protein sequence MASKNREIIKLKSSESSDMYWTVKNKRKTTGRLELKKYDRKLRRHVIFKEAR from the coding sequence ATGGCAAGCAAGAATCGGGAGATTATTAAATTAAAAAGCTCGGAAAGTTCTGATATGTACTGGACTGTAAAAAACAAAAGAAAAACAACAGGTCGACTAGAACTCAAAAAATATGATAGAAAACTGCGTAGGCACGTAATTTTCAAAGAAGCTAGGTAA
- the rimO gene encoding 30S ribosomal protein S12 methylthiotransferase RimO has translation MTTKSLGSFNSVISKNKIHFISLGCSRNLVDSEVMLGILLKAGYESTNEIEDADYLILNTCAFLKSARDEAKDYLDHLIDVKKENAKIIVTGCMTSNHKDELKPWMSHIHYLLGSGDVENILSAIESRESGEKISAKSYIEMGEVPRQLSTPKHYAYLKVAEGCRKRCAFCIIPSIKGKLRSKPLDQILKEFRILVNKSVKEIILIAQDLGDYGKDLSTDRSSQLESLLHELLKEPGDYWLRMLYLYPDEVSDGIIDLMQSNPKLLPYVDIPLQHINDRILKQMRRTTSREQILGFLEKLRAKVPQVYIRSSVIVGFPGETQEEFQELADFIGEGWIDNLGIFLYSQEANTPAAELPDQIPEKVKESRLKILSQIQKRNVDKHNQKLIGEKIEAVIDNYHPETNLLLTARFYGQAPEVDPCIIVNEAKLVSHFGERCFIEITGTAGYDLVGRVVKKSQNQALLKTSKA, from the coding sequence ATGACAACAAAAAGTTTAGGATCTTTCAATTCAGTTATTTCCAAAAATAAAATTCATTTTATTAGTTTGGGATGCTCTCGGAACCTTGTAGATAGCGAAGTCATGCTAGGCATTCTTCTTAAGGCAGGTTACGAGTCTACTAATGAAATTGAAGATGCTGACTATTTAATTTTAAATACCTGTGCGTTTTTAAAAAGTGCTAGAGATGAAGCTAAAGATTATCTAGACCATCTAATTGATGTAAAAAAAGAGAACGCTAAAATTATTGTAACTGGATGCATGACTTCCAACCACAAAGATGAGCTTAAACCCTGGATGTCACACATCCATTACCTACTAGGTTCTGGGGATGTTGAGAATATTCTTTCTGCTATTGAGTCTCGTGAATCTGGAGAAAAAATCTCTGCAAAGAGTTACATTGAGATGGGAGAAGTTCCAAGACAGCTTTCCACACCAAAACACTATGCCTATTTAAAAGTTGCTGAGGGCTGTAGAAAACGTTGTGCTTTTTGTATTATTCCTTCCATTAAAGGAAAGCTCCGCAGCAAACCTCTGGATCAAATTCTTAAAGAATTCCGCATCCTTGTAAACAAGAGTGTGAAAGAGATTATATTGATAGCTCAAGACCTAGGAGATTATGGAAAGGATCTCTCTACAGACCGCAGTTCGCAGCTAGAATCACTATTACATGAGTTACTGAAAGAGCCTGGTGATTATTGGCTGCGGATGTTGTATTTATATCCTGATGAAGTGAGTGATGGCATTATAGATCTTATGCAATCTAATCCCAAACTTCTTCCCTATGTAGATATTCCCTTACAGCACATTAACGACCGTATTTTAAAGCAAATGCGAAGAACGACTTCTAGGGAGCAAATCCTAGGATTCCTAGAAAAATTACGTGCCAAGGTTCCTCAGGTCTATATCCGTTCTTCTGTTATTGTGGGTTTCCCTGGTGAAACTCAGGAAGAATTCCAGGAGTTAGCTGATTTTATTGGTGAGGGTTGGATTGATAATCTCGGAATTTTCTTGTACTCTCAAGAAGCGAATACCCCGGCAGCAGAACTCCCTGACCAGATACCAGAAAAAGTTAAAGAATCGAGGTTGAAAATTCTATCTCAAATTCAGAAACGCAATGTGGATAAACATAATCAGAAGCTCATTGGGGAAAAAATAGAAGCAGTTATTGATAACTATCATCCTGAAACGAATCTTTTACTCACTGCAAGGTTCTATGGACAAGCTCCTGAAGTGGACCCTTGTATTATTGTAAATGAGGCGAAGCTTGTTTCTCATTTTGGAGAAAGATGCTTTATAGAAATCACAGGGACTGCTGGTTACGACCTTGTAGGGCGTGTTGTAAAAAAATCTCAGAACCAAGCTTTGCTAAAAACTAGCAAAGCTTAG
- a CDS encoding YecA family protein, which produces MSKKINRNDLCPCGSNKKYKQCCLKKEEQTARYTTEGKFKFSAEVLSASEQGEAGDNCTKLFQRLSQSLTSEQKAAVGKFHQITKNKEVMSKKALKKAQAKEEKLVTEKLQQHNFEILNTGENLAPPMESTATLNQDTNFVCEDFIPTQEDFRISENSQKPPVEED; this is translated from the coding sequence GTGTCAAAAAAAATTAATAGAAATGATTTATGCCCTTGTGGTTCTAATAAAAAGTACAAGCAATGTTGTTTAAAAAAAGAAGAACAAACAGCTCGGTATACAACTGAAGGAAAATTTAAATTTTCTGCTGAAGTTCTCTCTGCATCCGAGCAGGGAGAAGCAGGAGATAATTGTACGAAGTTGTTCCAGCGTTTATCTCAATCTTTAACTTCAGAACAGAAAGCGGCTGTTGGTAAGTTTCATCAGATTACTAAGAACAAAGAAGTAATGAGTAAAAAAGCTCTTAAGAAAGCTCAGGCAAAAGAAGAGAAATTGGTTACAGAGAAACTTCAGCAGCATAATTTTGAGATTCTAAATACTGGAGAGAATCTAGCTCCACCTATGGAGAGTACAGCTACTTTGAATCAAGACACTAATTTTGTTTGTGAGGATTTTATCCCTACACAAGAAGATTTTCGCATATCTGAAAACTCTCAAAAACCTCCAGTTGAGGAAGATTAA
- a CDS encoding tRNA 2-thiocytidine biosynthesis TtcA family protein: protein MSTLLLNPPWMKAGKRIESLVRKALYTHTMLANHRKIVVALSGGKDSLTLLLMLKAISGRGFPDLDLHAVNIGGKYSCGAEVNKPYLTRICDQLCIPFRTIPSPYAPETPECYPCSQARRRLLFQAAKEIGASAIAFGHHRDDLVQTALLNLLHKAEFAGMLPVLDMVHFGVTILRPLIFTPEFWIRKFAKENGFARVTCRCPVVSLRSKAEQSLKLLEEVFPLARHNIALAIQEHGSSKSQKI, encoded by the coding sequence ATGTCCACTTTACTTTTAAATCCTCCGTGGATGAAAGCGGGAAAACGTATAGAAAGCTTGGTCCGAAAAGCACTCTATACCCATACCATGTTAGCAAATCATCGTAAAATTGTAGTTGCTCTCAGTGGTGGGAAAGATAGTCTTACACTTCTTTTAATGCTCAAAGCAATTTCTGGAAGAGGATTCCCAGATTTAGATCTCCACGCGGTCAATATCGGAGGAAAATACTCTTGTGGAGCAGAAGTTAATAAACCTTATTTAACCCGCATCTGTGATCAACTGTGCATTCCGTTTAGAACAATTCCCTCTCCTTATGCACCCGAAACCCCAGAATGTTATCCATGCTCTCAAGCAAGGAGACGTTTACTTTTCCAAGCCGCTAAAGAAATAGGAGCTTCGGCTATCGCTTTTGGTCATCACCGAGATGACCTCGTCCAAACCGCCTTATTAAATCTTCTACATAAAGCAGAGTTTGCTGGAATGCTTCCCGTTTTGGATATGGTCCATTTCGGAGTTACCATTTTGCGCCCCTTAATTTTCACTCCCGAATTCTGGATTCGCAAGTTCGCTAAGGAAAACGGCTTCGCAAGAGTCACTTGCCGTTGTCCCGTGGTTTCATTAAGAAGCAAAGCGGAACAAAGTTTAAAGTTATTAGAAGAGGTATTCCCTTTAGCACGTCATAATATCGCTTTGGCAATTCAAGAACATGGGTCATCCAAATCACAAAAAATTTGA
- the surE gene encoding 5'/3'-nucleotidase SurE, translating into MVLMNKRLKIILTNDDGITAKGMSCLVSALLEANIGDIYIAAPQAEQSGKSMAISLNQVVCASPYAYPQPVKEAWAVGGSPTDCVRLGLRTLFESVSPDLVISGINCGNNICKNAWYSGTIGAAKQALVDGIPSMALSQDNHISFFQQDKAPEILKALVIYLLSQPFPCLTGLNINFPTSPGGSSWEGMRLVPPGDEFFYEEPQYLGSVNKNQYYVGKISGVRIGEHPSEELACMLENHISVSPIFSQNSPIGLMTLEEFQKTQENFNASLLSSELTTKIF; encoded by the coding sequence TTGGTTCTCATGAATAAAAGATTAAAGATAATTCTAACTAATGATGATGGAATCACAGCTAAAGGAATGAGTTGCCTAGTCTCTGCTCTATTGGAAGCAAATATTGGTGATATTTATATTGCAGCTCCCCAAGCCGAACAGTCGGGGAAAAGCATGGCAATCTCTCTGAACCAAGTAGTCTGCGCCTCTCCGTATGCATACCCGCAACCCGTTAAAGAAGCATGGGCAGTAGGAGGCTCTCCTACAGATTGCGTTAGACTCGGCCTTAGAACACTTTTTGAATCGGTTTCCCCTGATTTAGTGATTTCAGGAATTAACTGTGGGAACAACATATGCAAGAATGCTTGGTATTCAGGAACCATAGGCGCTGCAAAACAAGCCTTGGTCGATGGCATTCCATCGATGGCACTTTCTCAGGATAACCATATTTCTTTCTTTCAACAAGACAAGGCTCCTGAAATTTTAAAAGCATTAGTGATTTATCTCTTGTCTCAACCCTTTCCTTGTTTAACTGGGTTAAATATTAACTTTCCTACCAGTCCTGGGGGTTCCTCTTGGGAAGGTATGCGACTTGTGCCTCCAGGAGATGAATTTTTTTACGAGGAACCTCAATACCTAGGCTCTGTAAACAAAAATCAATATTATGTAGGGAAAATTTCTGGAGTACGGATTGGAGAGCATCCATCAGAAGAACTCGCTTGCATGCTAGAAAACCATATCAGCGTGTCTCCTATATTTTCACAAAACTCTCCTATCGGCTTAATGACTCTAGAGGAATTTCAAAAGACACAAGAAAATTTCAATGCATCGCTTTTAAGCTCTGAGCTGACCACTAAAATTTTCTAA
- a CDS encoding YitT family protein → MSHGPRPTKFSFPLYFSKTLSWFILGGFLAACGVQMVLVPNELIDGGIVGLSIIASHFLGHKALPFCLVLFNLPFVFLAFKQIGKYFVIQMLTAVIIFSCSLWLIDQLPSWLGMSPFVFKGSEMETVVLGGAIIGVGCGLIIRHGGSTDGTEILGIIINKKKGYTVGQIILFVNFFIFALSGIVYKNWHTAFVSFLTYGIATKVMDMVILGLEDTKSVTIITSSPRKLGHILMETLGIGLTYIHAEGGYSGEPRNLLYVVVERLQLSQLKEIVHREDPSAFIAIENLHEVINGRRT, encoded by the coding sequence ATGTCTCACGGTCCACGTCCAACAAAATTCAGTTTCCCTCTGTATTTCTCCAAAACATTAAGTTGGTTTATTTTAGGTGGCTTTCTTGCTGCTTGCGGAGTTCAGATGGTATTAGTGCCTAATGAACTTATCGATGGTGGTATTGTTGGCCTCTCCATTATAGCCTCGCATTTTTTAGGTCACAAAGCCCTTCCTTTTTGCTTAGTTCTCTTCAATCTTCCTTTTGTATTCCTAGCATTTAAGCAAATTGGGAAATACTTTGTGATTCAAATGTTGACAGCCGTGATTATTTTTTCGTGTTCTCTCTGGCTTATTGATCAACTCCCCTCTTGGCTCGGCATGAGCCCCTTTGTTTTTAAAGGATCAGAAATGGAAACCGTTGTGCTAGGCGGTGCTATTATTGGCGTGGGTTGTGGATTGATTATCCGCCACGGAGGGTCTACAGATGGCACAGAGATTCTAGGAATCATTATCAATAAAAAGAAAGGCTACACTGTTGGCCAAATCATTTTATTTGTAAACTTCTTTATCTTTGCTTTATCTGGTATTGTCTACAAAAATTGGCACACTGCTTTCGTTTCATTTCTAACCTATGGAATTGCAACAAAAGTCATGGATATGGTGATTTTAGGCCTCGAAGATACGAAGTCTGTCACTATTATTACCTCTTCTCCAAGAAAGCTAGGCCATATTCTCATGGAAACCTTAGGGATTGGCTTAACCTATATTCATGCAGAAGGAGGATACTCCGGAGAACCTAGAAACCTTCTTTATGTTGTTGTCGAACGTCTTCAACTTTCACAACTAAAAGAAATCGTTCATAGAGAAGATCCCTCAGCATTTATCGCCATTGAGAACCTCCATGAGGTAATCAATGGTAGACGAACTTAA
- a CDS encoding flavin prenyltransferase UbiX encodes MKRYVVGISGASGVILAVKLIKELVNAKHQVEVIISPSGRKTLYYELGCQSFDALFSEENLEYIHTHSIQAIESSLASGSCPVEATIIIPCSMTTVAAISIGLADNLLRRVADVALKERRPLILVPRETPLHTIHLENLLKLSKSGATIFPPMPMWYFKPQSVEDLENALVGKILAYLNIPSDLTKQWSNPE; translated from the coding sequence ATGAAGCGTTATGTTGTGGGCATTTCAGGTGCCTCTGGGGTAATACTAGCTGTTAAGCTTATTAAGGAACTCGTAAATGCAAAACATCAAGTTGAAGTAATTATTTCTCCTTCAGGAAGAAAGACGTTGTATTATGAACTAGGGTGTCAGTCTTTTGACGCATTATTTTCAGAAGAAAACTTAGAGTATATTCATACTCATAGCATTCAAGCTATAGAGAGCTCTTTAGCGTCAGGATCTTGTCCTGTAGAAGCTACGATCATTATTCCTTGCAGTATGACTACAGTTGCAGCTATTTCCATAGGTTTAGCAGATAATTTACTGCGACGTGTTGCTGATGTGGCTCTTAAAGAAAGGCGACCCTTGATTCTTGTCCCTAGAGAGACCCCTTTGCATACGATCCATTTAGAAAATCTCTTAAAATTAAGCAAGAGTGGGGCAACGATTTTTCCGCCGATGCCTATGTGGTACTTTAAGCCTCAATCGGTTGAAGATCTTGAAAATGCTTTAGTAGGAAAAATCCTTGCTTATCTAAATATCCCCAGCGACCTAACGAAACAATGGTCGAATCCAGAGTGA
- a CDS encoding 4-hydroxybenzoate octaprenyltransferase, protein MRLNYFLNLVNFKYSIFSILFLSASTVFALSINEISQNLSFKEGFKISVFGAIAFVFARTTGIVVNQCIDRFIDKKNTRTSKRVLPANLVSLNFAWVLSLFCSFLFLFLCKILRIFSLGIASLTLMIVYPYMKRVTFFCHWGLGLVYTVAILMNFCAFAESGLSMRLCFLALLWGGSVGMVIAANDIIYAIEDTEFDREEGLRSVPAHYGEKKAVEIAKVNLWVSYLAYIFSGFVGSLDKEFYFTAIIPLVVILKVVRMYSNYSKKDQEGESKFFLANIAIALSFLVSMTLFWSLSR, encoded by the coding sequence GTGAGATTAAATTATTTTTTAAATTTAGTTAATTTTAAGTATTCAATATTTTCAATACTTTTTTTATCAGCATCCACAGTCTTTGCTCTTTCTATAAATGAGATTTCCCAAAATTTATCATTTAAAGAAGGGTTCAAGATTTCAGTTTTTGGAGCCATAGCCTTTGTTTTTGCAAGGACTACGGGAATTGTAGTGAATCAGTGTATCGACCGGTTCATTGATAAAAAAAATACAAGAACATCGAAAAGAGTCCTTCCTGCGAATCTTGTTTCTTTAAATTTTGCTTGGGTACTCTCTCTATTTTGTAGTTTTCTTTTTCTTTTTCTCTGCAAGATTCTCCGTATTTTTAGTTTGGGCATCGCTTCACTGACTCTTATGATCGTCTATCCCTATATGAAAAGGGTGACTTTTTTCTGCCATTGGGGATTAGGGTTGGTGTACACTGTAGCGATTCTTATGAATTTTTGTGCTTTTGCTGAGTCGGGGCTTTCCATGCGTTTATGCTTTCTTGCTCTTTTATGGGGAGGGAGTGTGGGTATGGTAATAGCTGCAAATGATATCATATATGCAATTGAAGATACCGAATTTGATAGGGAAGAAGGATTGCGTAGTGTTCCTGCACATTACGGTGAAAAGAAAGCCGTTGAAATTGCAAAAGTAAACTTATGGGTAAGTTATCTTGCTTATATTTTTTCAGGTTTTGTTGGTTCTTTAGATAAAGAGTTCTATTTCACAGCTATCATTCCTCTAGTTGTGATTCTTAAGGTAGTTAGAATGTATTCTAACTACAGTAAAAAAGATCAAGAAGGAGAGAGCAAATTCTTTTTAGCGAATATTGCGATTGCTCTATCGTTTCTTGTAAGTATGACTTTGTTTTGGAGTTTGAGTAGATGA
- a CDS encoding dipeptidase has translation MTIDMHCDLLSHPHFCRKDPAVRCSPEQLLSGGVRQQVCAIFVPHSRGEPNCDKQNSLFFSLPNQYPDIGLLSYEEEENGSSSQKKSLSLIRSIENASALGDDTAPLGTLLAKLIHLTKQGPLAYLGIVWKGDNRFGGGTEAPKRLSNDGKVLLDIMYELGVPIDLSHCSDKLAEDILDYTADKLPNLAVIASHSNFRSVLDHRRNLVDAHAKEIVRRKGVIGLNLVRSYVGDSLGDLEKHVLHAENLGILSSIVLGSDFFYANEDENFFFNECSSAEAHPVLNQLIHRIFSKGKAESILSSRAEKFLKQVIVEQVNPKITDVKL, from the coding sequence ATGACTATCGATATGCATTGTGACTTACTTTCGCATCCGCATTTTTGTCGGAAAGATCCTGCGGTGAGGTGTTCTCCAGAACAACTCCTATCTGGAGGCGTACGTCAGCAGGTGTGTGCTATTTTTGTCCCCCACAGTCGGGGGGAACCTAATTGTGATAAACAAAACTCTCTGTTTTTTTCTCTTCCTAACCAATATCCGGATATTGGGTTATTATCTTATGAAGAAGAAGAGAACGGATCCTCTTCTCAAAAAAAATCACTAAGTCTTATTCGTAGTATAGAAAATGCCTCAGCTTTGGGAGATGATACCGCCCCCCTTGGGACTCTATTAGCAAAGCTTATACATTTAACTAAACAGGGGCCTCTTGCCTATCTAGGAATCGTATGGAAAGGGGATAACCGTTTTGGAGGCGGCACAGAAGCTCCTAAGAGACTTTCTAATGATGGTAAGGTTCTTTTAGATATCATGTACGAACTTGGAGTTCCAATAGATCTTAGCCATTGTAGTGATAAGTTAGCTGAAGATATTTTAGATTATACTGCCGATAAATTGCCCAATCTCGCAGTGATTGCCAGTCATTCTAATTTTCGATCTGTTCTTGATCATCGAAGGAACCTTGTAGATGCCCATGCCAAGGAGATTGTGAGAAGAAAAGGTGTTATTGGTTTGAATCTAGTGAGGTCTTATGTAGGAGATTCCTTGGGTGATTTGGAGAAGCATGTCCTCCATGCGGAGAATCTCGGAATTTTATCAAGTATTGTTCTTGGGTCGGATTTCTTTTATGCAAATGAAGACGAAAATTTCTTTTTTAATGAGTGTAGTTCTGCGGAAGCCCATCCCGTTCTAAATCAGTTGATTCATCGTATTTTTTCTAAAGGGAAAGCAGAGTCCATACTTTCTTCTCGGGCTGAGAAATTTTTAAAGCAAGTCATTGTAGAACAAGTGAATCCAAAGATAACAGACGTGAAATTATAG
- a CDS encoding L-threonylcarbamoyladenylate synthase, which translates to MPDKKAQITFSLPEVMSAIHQGKIVALPTDTVYGFVLSLYAPEAEERLYALKDREPSKAFALYVNSIEDIENISGYPLSPTAKKLAQLFPGAITLVVKHRNPRFPKETLAFRIVDHSVVREIVDHCGTLIGTSANLSEFPSALTAQEIFADFADHDLCIFDGPCSHGLESTVVASDPLYIYREGLISRSVIENIAGTEAKIFHRTSHAFSKHIKIYTVKNQEQLVSFLSGSLDFKGVVCEHPKPKNFYTRLREALKKKTPSIVFIYDINTSDYPELFPFLSPYYIE; encoded by the coding sequence GTGCCTGATAAAAAAGCACAGATTACTTTTTCGCTTCCAGAGGTTATGTCAGCTATACATCAAGGGAAAATTGTCGCTCTTCCTACTGACACTGTCTATGGGTTTGTTCTTAGCTTGTATGCCCCTGAAGCTGAAGAAAGACTCTATGCTTTAAAAGATAGAGAACCTAGTAAAGCTTTTGCCCTTTATGTAAATTCTATTGAAGATATTGAAAACATTTCTGGTTATCCCTTATCTCCTACAGCTAAGAAATTAGCTCAACTTTTCCCAGGAGCAATTACTTTAGTAGTTAAGCACCGCAATCCTAGATTCCCTAAAGAAACACTAGCGTTTCGCATTGTAGATCACTCTGTAGTTCGGGAAATTGTGGATCACTGTGGAACCTTAATCGGAACATCTGCGAATCTTTCAGAGTTTCCTTCAGCTCTTACAGCTCAAGAGATATTCGCAGACTTTGCTGATCATGATCTCTGTATTTTTGATGGCCCTTGTTCCCATGGTTTAGAGTCCACAGTAGTTGCCTCAGATCCTCTTTATATTTATCGTGAGGGGCTGATTTCTCGCAGTGTTATAGAAAACATTGCAGGGACTGAAGCTAAGATTTTTCATAGAACGTCACATGCCTTTTCGAAGCATATCAAGATCTATACAGTGAAAAATCAAGAGCAATTAGTATCTTTTTTGAGCGGATCTTTAGATTTTAAAGGTGTGGTTTGTGAACATCCTAAACCTAAGAATTTTTATACCAGATTACGGGAAGCTTTAAAAAAGAAAACTCCTTCTATAGTCTTTATTTATGATATAAATACATCGGATTATCCCGAACTTTTCCCCTTTCTTTCCCCTTATTATATTGAGTAG
- a CDS encoding alpha/beta hydrolase, with the protein MTDYSFFRRKIGNIEAIECPGNPQDPIIILCHGYGSLADNLTFFPSICSFSKLRPTWIFPNGILPLENDFRGSRACFPLNVLLLQELSRLYANGVGNLQEKYDELFDVDLETPKEALEELILNLNRPYNEIIIGGFSQGAILATHLVLTSQNPYAGALIFAGARLFNQGWEEGLKQCAQVPFLQSHGYEDEILPYHLGAHLNDLLLTKLNGQFVSFHGGHEIPSVVFQKMQVTVPNWIDPARG; encoded by the coding sequence ATGACAGACTACTCTTTCTTTCGTCGCAAAATTGGCAATATTGAAGCCATAGAGTGCCCTGGAAATCCTCAAGATCCTATCATTATTCTGTGTCATGGTTACGGATCACTTGCTGATAATCTCACCTTCTTTCCTTCGATATGTTCCTTTTCAAAATTACGCCCCACATGGATTTTTCCAAATGGAATCCTTCCCTTGGAGAATGACTTCCGAGGCTCTCGTGCATGCTTTCCTCTTAATGTTCTTTTATTACAAGAACTCTCTAGGCTCTATGCCAATGGAGTAGGGAACCTTCAAGAAAAATATGATGAACTATTTGATGTAGATCTAGAGACACCGAAAGAAGCTTTGGAAGAACTTATCCTCAATCTCAATCGACCCTATAATGAAATTATCATTGGTGGATTTAGTCAAGGAGCCATCCTGGCTACCCACCTTGTCTTAACTTCTCAGAATCCTTATGCTGGAGCCTTAATCTTTGCTGGCGCAAGACTGTTCAATCAAGGCTGGGAAGAAGGACTTAAACAATGTGCTCAAGTGCCATTTTTACAAAGCCACGGTTATGAAGACGAAATTCTTCCTTATCACTTAGGAGCACACCTTAATGATCTTCTATTAACAAAGTTGAACGGGCAATTTGTTTCTTTCCATGGAGGACATGAAATTCCCTCTGTAGTATTCCAAAAAATGCAAGTTACAGTTCCTAATTGGATAGATCCTGCCCGGGGCTGA